In the genome of Eleutherodactylus coqui strain aEleCoq1 unplaced genomic scaffold, aEleCoq1.hap1 HAP1_SCAFFOLD_27, whole genome shotgun sequence, one region contains:
- the LOC136602473 gene encoding histone H1B-like — MAETAPAAAPPAAEPAAKSKKQPKKSAAGGAKKSKKSSGPGVSELIVRAVSASKERSGVSLAALKKALAAGGYDVEKNNSRLKLAVKSLVTKGSLLQVKGSGASGSFKLNKKQETKDKPAKKKPASAAKPKKPAGAKKAAKSPKKPKKAPAKSPKKAKKPAAAAAKKVAKSPKKASKPKAAPKPKKVTKSPAKKAAKPKAAKSPAKKAVKAKKSAAKK, encoded by the coding sequence ATGgcagaaaccgcgccagccgccgCTCCTCCTGCCGCCGAGCCGGCTGCCAAATCCAAGAAGCAGCCGAAGAAATCCGCCGCAGGGGGCGCCAAGAAAAGCAAGAAGTCCTCCGGTCCCGGCGTGTCGGAGCTGATCGTCAGAGCCGTGTCCGCCTCTAAAGAGCGCAGCGGGGTGTCTCTAGCCGCCCTGAAGAAGGCTCTGGCTGCCGGAGGGTACGATGTAGAGAAGAATAACAGCCGCCTGAAGCTGGCCGTCAAGTCTCTGGTCACCAAGGGCAGCCTGCTCCAGGTGAAAGGCAGCGGCGCCTCCGGCTCCTTCAAGCTGAACAAGAAGCAGGAGACTAAGGACAAGCCGGCCAAAAAGAAGCCAGCGTCTGCGGCCAAGCCCAAGAAGCCCGCTGGAGCCAAGAAAGCGGCGAAATCTCCTAAGAAGCCCAAGAAGGCTCCGGCCAAAAGCccgaaaaaagcaaagaaacctGCAGCGGCCGCCGCCAAGAAAGTGGCCAAGAGCCCGAAGAAAGCCTCAAAGCCGAAGGCCGCCCCAAAGCCCAAGAAGGTGACGAAGAGTCCGGCTAAGAAGGCGGCCAAACCCAAAGCTGCCAAGAGTCCAGCTAAGAAGGCTGTTAAAGCCAAGAAGAGTGCGGCTAAGAAATAA
- the LOC136602444 gene encoding histone H3, with protein sequence MARTKQTARKSTGGKAPRKQLATKAARKSAPATGGVKKPHRYRPGTVALREIRRYQKSTELLIRKLPFQRLVREIAQDFKTDLRFQSSAVMALQEASEAYLVGLFEDTNLCAIHAKRVTIMPKDIQLARRIRGERA encoded by the coding sequence ATGGCCAGAACCAAGCAGACCGCTCGTAAATCCACCGGAGGGAAAGCTCCCCGCAAGCAGCTGGCTACGAAGGCCGCCAGGAAGAGCGCTCCTGCCACCGGCGGAGTGAAGAAGCCTCACCGCTACCGTCCAGGTACagtggctctccgtgaaatccgtCGCTACCAGAAGTCCACCGAGCTGCTGATCCGTAAGCTTCCCTTTCAGCGCCTGGTGAGAGAGATCGCCCAGGACTTCAAGACTGACCTGCGCTTCCAGAGTTCAGCGGTCATGGCCCTGCAGGAGGCCAGCGAGGCTTACCTGGTAGGACTGTTCGAGGACACCAATCTGTGCGCCATCCACGCCAAACGGGTCACCATCATGCCCAAAGACATCCAGCTGGCCCGCAGGATTCGCGGAGAGAGGGCTTAG
- the LOC136602458 gene encoding histone H4: MSGRGKGGKGLGKGGAKRHRKVLRDNIQGITKPAIRRLARRGGVKRISGLIYEETRGVLKVFLENVIRDAVTYTEHAKRKTVTAMDVVYALKRQGRTLYGFGG, encoded by the coding sequence ATGTCTGGTCGCGGTAAAGGAGGGAAAGGTCTTGGGAAGGGCGGTGCCAAGCGGCACAGGAAGGtgctccgtgataacatccagggcatcaccaagcctgccatccgccgtctagctcgcaggggaggcgtcaagcgtatctccggtctcatctatgaagagactcgcggtgtcctgaaagtcttcctggagaacgtgatccgcgacgccgtcacctacaccgagcacgccaagcgcaagaccgtcaccgctatggacgtggtgtacgcgctcaagcgccagggccgcactctctacggcttcggaggttaa
- the LOC136602446 gene encoding histone H2B 1.1-like translates to MPDPAKSAPAPKKGSKKAVTKTQKKDGKKRKKTRKESYAIYVYKVLKQVHPDTGISSKAMGIMNSFVNDIFERIAGEASRLAHYNKRSTITSREIQTAVRLLLPGELAKHAVSEGTKAVTKYTSAK, encoded by the coding sequence ATGCCTGATCCCGCCAAGTCTGCTCCAGCGCCCAAGAAGGGCTCCAAGAAAGCCGTGACCAAGACTCAGAAGAAGGACGGTAAAAAGCGTAAGAAGACCAGGAAGGAGAGCTATGCCATCTACGTGTACAAGGTGCTGAAGCAGGTCCACCCTGACACCGGCATCTCCTCCAAGGCCATGGGCATCATGAACTCCTTCGTCAACGACATCTTCGAGCGCATCGCAGGGGAAGCCTCCCGCCTGGCTCACTACAACAAGCGCTCCACCATCACCTCCCGGGAGATTCAGACCGCCGTTCGCCTGCTTCTGCCTGGAGAGCTGGCCAAGCACGCCGTGTCCGAGGGCACCAAGGCCGTCACCAAGTACACCAGCGCCAAGTAA
- the LOC136602447 gene encoding histone H2A type 1-like: protein MSGRGKQGGKVRAKAKTRSSRAGLQFPVGRVHRLLRKGNYAERVGAGAPVYMAAVLEYLTAEILELAGNAARDNKKTRIIPRHLQLAVRNDEELNKLLGGVTIAQGGVLPNIQAVLLPKKTESSKTSKSK, encoded by the coding sequence ATGTCTGGACGCGGCAAACAAGGAGGCAAAGTCCGTGCTAAGGCCAAGACTCGCTCATCCCGGGCAGGACTGCAGTTCCCTGTCGGCCGTGTACACAGGCTTCTCCGCAAGGGCAACTACGCTGAGAGGGTGGGCGCCGGCGCTCCGGTCTATATGGCAGCAGTGCTAGAGTATCTGACCGCTGAGATCCTGGAATTGGCTGGCAATGCCGCCCGGGACAACAAGAAGACCCGCATCATCCcccgtcacctccagctggctgtgcGCAACGACGAGGAGCTGAACAAGCTGCTCGGTGGGGTGACCATCGCCCAGGGAGGCGTCCTGCCCAACATCCAGGCCGTGTTGCTGCCCAAGAAGACCGAGAGCAGCAAGACGAGCAAGAGCAAGTGA
- the LOC136602456 gene encoding histone H4, whose product MSGRGKGGKGLGKGGAKRHRKVLRDNIQGITKPAIRRLARRGGVKRISGLIYEETRGVLKVFLENVIRDAVTYTEHAKRKTVTAMDVVYALKRQGRTLYGFGG is encoded by the coding sequence ATGTCTGGTCGCGGTAAAGGAGGGAAAGGTCTTGGGAAGGGCGGTGCCAAGCGGCACAGGAAGGtgctccgtgataacatccagggcatcaccaagcctgccatccgccgtctagctcgcaggggaggcgtcaagcgtatctccggcctcatctatgaagagactcgcggcgtcctgaaagtcttcctggagaacgtgatccgcgacgccgtcacctacaccgagcacgccaagaggaagaccgtcaccgctatggacgtggtgtacgcgctcaagcgccagggccgcactctctacggcttcggaggttaa